A segment of the Lycium ferocissimum isolate CSIRO_LF1 chromosome 10, AGI_CSIRO_Lferr_CH_V1, whole genome shotgun sequence genome:
gttgatatttcggagtggaaaaaaaattcacttgaaGAACCGGTCAAACCGCTTTTTGTTACCCTTTTGAAAAAAAggtcaaattcaattttttaacttgaaactcatcttcaaaaaaaaattcaataaatcAGTCCAATATATACCCAAACActgttttgaattatttttattggGAGAAAGTGAAATTTGTATGGACGTCTCGGGTCTGTATGTTCCCATCTATGCCTTTTAGTTTTCTTATTAGATGGAATACGTAATAAGTAAAGGTTAGAAGGGCCTTAATGTTAATGGCACCCCTTATTGATCATTTTGCTTACAGTATCTTTAAGGGGCTTAAAACATCTCAAATCTTGAACAGTGCTGCTCCATCACTGTGTAGGGCTATGCTGGAATTAGTTTTGGCCCTTCTTTCCCCGTTCCTTCATCTTCCGCAATATAATGGTCATATTATGCTAATTCACATTTTGAGCTTTCACTGATTTAGATAATATTCAATTATTCTCTAGTTTATTGTCACCTAGTGCAACTTCCAATTACTATAAGTGAAGTGTCAGGCTAACTTTTCTTAACACCCATGCAAAAGAACTGATGTGTAATAAGCAGACGACAGGATCACTATTGTAAAGGATCCAATGTGAAATTTTCTATGTTTGTAGATAGAAACATCTGTGCAAGTGCTTAATATTGTATCTGTATCTCGAGACCACTTTGATTAGTAATTATGGATATCTTTTGCTGATGTTCATACTTTTTCCTTAGGTTGATGAGTTGCAGAACACGATAGAGGAAGAACAAAGGAGCTTGGTGGAAGAGTTGAGGAATGCAGTTGATGATCATGATAAGAGTGGGGGTCCTGAAGCAATGGCTGTCGATTAGCAAGTGATTGCACCTAGACTCTGTAATTATAAGCTTACTCGTTATGCATCATCAAATTGAAGCATCTGTCAGAAGATGGTTGATGTTGGTCTATTTACATAATGACTTTGACGAGCTGAAAATACATTAATCCTACAACACTAGCAGTAGACCTCTTAATGCAGTACCTAATATTGGATCAACTCTTCAAGTGTTGTAGCTTTTTGTCTGATGCATAACTTACTTCATATTAGAGAATCTACTTCTCAGCATTCATATAAAGTGCAATGCTAATACTGCATAAAGATACTGGTGCCGGAGAGGCATTTGCTTCTTCATGACAGTTTCTTTCAGGTTATATTAGGTTTCCATTAAAGTAGTTCAACAAAGTTTAATCATTCAAGATTGCTCAGACTCAAGTCGACACACTTTTGGAAATCTGAGCTCTATCCTCGGAAGTATGGGATAAGTGGCTTCATTTTGATTTGGTGCTGTCGCCAGGTCACAACCTTGTCCTGAAGTAGGGATAGAATTTACTATTTTACAATGATGTTGAAGGCATAATCCAGCAGGCTGAAGGAATCATGTTTGGTAGGGTCAAGGGGATGTGAAGGCTTTCTTAGAATTGAGCAGGAGATATAGATATCACATTATGCTGCACATGTAGCTTTTGGTGTATTTCTGGCATCTTAGACACACCTTTACCCTACATGCACCACATACTAAGATTGTTAAGATTATTAAGAATATCAATACAGTAACTTTTATTGTCTTTCTATATCTCAGTTTAATGACTTGAGTCTTCACATGCACCACATACAAGCCTTTCCCAGACGACAAAATACCTCCTACTAGGTACAGTTTTTGGTTAAGATTATTAAGAATATCAATACAGTAACTTTTATTGTcttttataaatttgaaaatcgataatatttggtttgttttAAGACTTAACCGAGTAATTATATACAttcataattatttatatatataatattaacttttcataaataattaaagatattttatacaattattaatttaattttggtctacaTTTTTAGCCTTCCCAGACGACAAATACCTCCTACCATGTATTGTTCGTATTTTAGTATTTggaagaatgtagagagagaatttttgtcatcttaaggCGGGTAAAttaaaaaccctagattttcttAGTTTGGTTAGGAATTTAAAAATTCGCCGTagaaattggtttggttatggttttaaccaataaccgacccaaaccgaaccatgaacacccctacctCCTACCAATTGTTGTATTTTAGTATTTGGCACCCTTTGGCGGGCCCCTAGATTTTCCGAGGAATAGCGTATGTCAAAGAGCattctttttcttatattattttgacaatgTAATAGCTTTTCATTATGCTATTGAGCGATGGGACTTGAATAGTTTCTGGTGTAGAAATTTTCAATATGACAAGTCTTCTATTGTGCCATCTTGAGTTTGACATGCACAAATTGGTGTGGCTAGAATGAAAGATGGAGTAAATACTGATGGCTAGAATTGCATCTGACTTTCTTTATTATTGATGGAccattctgttttttttttttgattgagatGGCATTCAGTTTAATAGTTTGATTGGTTATCTATTTCACTTCACTTAAATGTTATAGATGACTTTAATTAGTCAACATGACCTCCATTCTTCATAGTTTAGAAAATTCTCGACTTATTGAGCGTCAATGAAGATTTAATTTTTAGATGCAATTATGCAAATTACAAAGTATCAGGGATACCTTTTTTTAGCTAGTGTGATCATTTGTCCATACTAAATTCAACTTTAGGAtagaaaaatttggatgaaaTGAGTAATAAATTATTCTAGTGGAATGTGTTCTTTTTGGTAGTGGAATGtgttttttttaccaaaaaaataattaaaaagtgaGAACCTTGGTATTACAATTAACAACCAATATAGAGAATAAAGACGAGTTACAATTAACTCATTGAACTAATTTCAAATTAGATGTTCATATAGAAGAATAAATACCCCAATTGGTGCAGTATTCTTCTTAAAACATCACAGTATTCAACAATTTGTACCTCCTaattaataacaaaaaaattaaggaaataaaataagaaaagtatATAGATATTGCAAGAACTCCGTGTATGTATGCTTCACAAAGGAAAAACAATGAGGGCTCTATTAGAATGAAATGAACTGAGCacaataaaaatgaatatcAACTTGTCATTTTCAGATTGAGCTGTAACTAATTGATATTGCCTAACATTATTAATTTTGAAGATGCAAGGACTTCAAGATTAGAAGTGCAACCTTGCAACTTGGTGAATAGGCGTTATTAACAGTCAAAAAAATGGAATAGACAACTCTTTTCATTTCAAAGTGGAACAAAAATAAACTTATGGTACCAAAGTGTAATTTTCTCTAATAAGAATGATTAATTGTTCACCTCACCAATAGCCATTTTGCATTGGGGGTACCAtaccaaaattaaaatttttgacattttgttttttgtttacACGTAAAATCGTTTCAGTTGAATTTGTACACGTGGATCGATGTAaccaaaattatgaaatagcaAGTAATAATTAAGAAGACCATTGTAAGTAAAGAATAAGCTAGATGTGTAGCCTAGGCCTTGGAGAAGCTTTGAGCTAGAGTCTCCGGGCGGTCAATTACTATACCCTCAGCGAATTAAGCAAGAATAAGCAAATGCTAAGAAGAATATGagtattttgttttgttgtctAATGTTTTTGATGCCTTACAATAGAATGAGAACTCCTATTTATACTAGAGCTATGGAGTGCATGATCCACAAATCATCCCCCTTAATTACCAATGTTAATGATGCAATAAAAAGTAATTAAGTTGACAATGAAATGGTAATAAAGGGTATTAATCATTTAAGGCTAGAGGAAGACTTGGGATTTCACATAACGATTTCTGCGTTGATACGACGCTTGGTGAGTTGGCGTACTTATAGGGCCTTATAATTTCTATCTACGACAGCGTTCACCAAATTACCTCTCCGGAACATCGTATGCTTTCCCGAAACCCCTCGCTTGCTGACTCAAATCTGACATGTCACCATTTCTACGTGTCACCTTTTGATACGTCCACTTGGTGTTTACGGATTTTGCTATATACAAATAGTCCTCCCACTTTCTGGTTACTCGCTGAGATGTGACCAGGGAGTGGAAGATTTCTCCTTCTTGCCGTAAGTCATGTAACCACCCTCTCgactgcctcattaaaaaccttgccggaaaaatccaattgggacaaaaatcagccaaaggaaaaaagagtgtaGTACTTAGGTATTCATATGACAACTCCCCCACTGGTTTTTTTTACCATCAATGGCCGGTTGGTGTTGAAAAAGTACCACCACCACAGAAAGTTTGATCTTGAATTTTTAGTGTTCACCgaaaacttttaatctttgaGTTTTGACTCTTGGATTTTTAGTCcccaaaacttttaattttagAGTTCTCGTCTCTAGGGTTTTTAGTTATACCCGAAACTTTTATAACCTCGGAGCCTTGGAAACCGGGGATATTAATGACCAGGAATTTTCATCCGGCCTTTTAGCCATTTAATTGGACGGCTTTATAAGAGAGAGCCCTTATGTTTTGGTGCTTGCAAAGAGGACGTCTCCTGTTCATTTGGGCATAATTGTTCGGATTCCTAATCCTTATTTGCTTTTAAGCGTGAGCAAATCTAAGAATGATTTTGTTTCATTCGGACATATATGAGAATGTTTAGAAGGTGCAAGTTTTGCTTCATTCCATTCCTTAAGCGTACACAAGTTTTAAAACTTTGCGTATATgacaatttcttgaaatgaacaAAAGTACATTGCAGAAGAGAATTGCTGCATCTTTGACATCTATGGAGTCTTGGTTCAATTTTGGTTCATTCTATTTTTTTCCGGGGTTGATCGACGGTGCCCGATCTTTTCTTTATTCCGGAGTCAGTTTGGGCTATCTCCGGTATCTTTAACGAACAAGATGCCATTAGGCACAATGCCTTTTTTTTACTGTCCTGGAGCCATCTTCCTGTGCTTCCGGTACATATTGCGACAGTCCTCAGTGTTCGTAGACATTAATGTTCTTCATCTAAGTCGTTTTCTGGCGACTCGCTCTGGAAACGCTCATGTCTCCTGCCAATCTGTGGTTCGGATGGGTATGGTTCAAACCAGTGTCTGGAATGCCTCCGATCAAAGTTCAGTTCACCTTGATTCCAAGCCATAGAAGATGTCGATATATCTACCTGATCATCTTTTACGCGAATCTTTGATATATACCGATTGTGAACATCTTCCCAGGTTGTTGCCTGGAACTCTAGCAAATTTTCCTTAAGTTTACGTGAAGTATCCGAACCCAGAGGGTTGAGACCAATAGTGAAAGCCTCAACTGCCCATTCATCCGGAACCACGGGCAGCAACATCTTTCTTTCTGGAACGAGGTGACAAAGTCGCGGAGCAACTCAGCCTCCCCTTACGTTATGCGAAAGATGTCTGTCTTTCGCATTCGCACCTTCCGGGCTCTAGCATGTGCTTTAATAAACATATCTGGGAGCATAGCAAATGAATCGATCTCATTCGGTTTCAAGTCATTTCCCTTGACAGCCATGATGTAGGCCGTTATGTGCTTCTGCAGATCTATCGTCCCGTCATACTTGGGGATGTCCGGCATCTTAAATCTCTTCAGGATCAACTCCGGGGCAGCTTTTGGTTTGTAAGCTAACTGAACATACTTTTTTGCATCCGGACCCTCAAGGATCGGTAAAGCTCTTTCACATTATTTTCCGCTTTCTTAGCATTTTTGTTCATCTTATCAGTGATGTCTTTCATAAAGTGCAAGACTTGTGCCCCAAAAGGATCATCTGGGATGGACTCGCTCCCGGATATGTCTCCATTCCCAACGGTTCTACTTTCCATCCGGTCTCCACTAGGTGTATTGTTTCTGACAGTTGGTGTCGGGGGTGTCCCTACGGGCCTCCTAACTCCGGTGTTTGGGTTGCTAGAAAGTGCTGAGATAGTTTGCCTCATGAATTCCATCTCATTCATCATTGACCGCTGCTGCTCTCTCACGATCTGCATTGCTTCTTCGAGGGCTTCGTCAGTAGGCGTTGTTTCCTCTGTAACCCCTTAATTTAAAACGTTTTCAGGGGCAATTGTTCCATCGTTGTTTCCAGTAGTGAGATGAGTTTGGTCATCAGTAGTGTTTGTCATATCTAAAATATATGTTCTAACAAAAAAGACTTAAGAGAATTAGTATAAGAAAGTGGGTCACAATGATACCATAATTTTCcaggccccacggtgggcgacAAACTGTTTACACATAAAATCGGTTCAGTTGAATTTGTACACGTGGTCAAGGGCACGTGGATTAATTTAaccaaaattatgaaatagcaAGTAATAATTAACAAGACAATTGAAAGTAAAGAATAAGCTAGATGTGTAGCCTGGGCCTTAGAGAAAATTTGAGCTACAGTCTCCGGGCGGTCAATTACTATACCCTCAGCTAATTAAGCAAGAATAAGCGAATGCTAAGAAGAATATGAGTATTTTGTATTACTGTCTAATCTTTTTGGTGCCTTACAATAGAATGAGAACCCTTATTAATACTAGAGTTATGGGGTGCATGATCCACAAATCGTGCCCCTTAATTACCAATATTAATGATGCAACAAAAGGTAATTAAGAGGTGACAATGAAATGGTAATAAAGGGTATTGATGCACATTTAAGACTAGAGGAAGACTTGGGATTTCTTGTAATGACTGTGCATTGAATGACGTTTGAGCGGTGAGTTGGCATGCTTCTCCGGGCCCTTTATAATTTTTGTCTACGGTAGCGATTACTAAATTACCTCTCCGAAACGTCGTATGCTTTCCCGAAGCCCCTCGCTTGCTGACTCGAATCTAACATGTCACCATCTCCACGTGTCACATTTTGATACGTCCACTTGGTGTATACGGATTTTGCCATATACAGTTTTCCGCTATTATTATATAGATAATAAATTTTACTTTATCTAAGTataaactactccctccgtcccaaaaagattgtcttactttccGTATTAGTTTATCCTaaaaagattgacacatttctatatttagaaacaatttatctttatgagatgatttacagccaaacaaatatttaagacttgttttggatcacacattttaaaagtcttcatttatttcttaaacttcgtgtcaagtcaaactacgACAATCTCTTTGAGACGGAGCGAGTAATAATTTTCAATCATTTCAAGGATGAAGAGTTCCCCACATTGCTAAATTCATAATTCTCCACTGTATGTAAGTCAAAACTGAACAGACCATGGTTATTGACTTATCTTCCTGTACAAATCGAAACCAAACCACACCGAACTAATTCGATATGGTAATGATAGACCATTTTAAAAAACTGACCAAaccgaaatttttaaaatcataCTGTACCATGAACACCCCTCGCTGGCATGTAAGTTTTTTTAACTCTTTTCACTTCAAAATGGAATAAAGATAAACCTTATGGCACCAAAATGTAACATTCTCGAATGAAAATGATTTAACTTTTGTTAACCTTCCCAATCACCATTTTGGCATGTAGTTGGTGACAACATCTAAAAATATGGTACTAATAAAACTACACACAGGCGCATTTTAGTACATGTCTACTGTAAAACAGCACATATCACATCCCCTTTTtgtaccctttctttctttctttctttagggttcatttactcactttctacACACCTTCAtcttcaactcattttcttgGTAAGAACCCAATttacatattattattttttctaaaaattctCAAATTTACAGTTTTAGTTTATATAAATCATGGGTTTCATTTCAAATTTGTCAACAATTTGACTTCTTTATGTATCTCTGTATGTGTTTTTTGTATGTCTTACCAAGATTTTGTGTTCTACTcaccaagaatttttttcttaaaattcccAAATTTACAATTTTAATTTACATGATTCATGGgtttttcatttcaattttgtCATCAATTTGACTTTTTTACTTCTCTGTATGTATGTGTTtagtctgatttttttttttaaaaaaaattgtgtattaTTAAAGATCTTGTGTTCTATGTGTTTGATTAAGTGTAAAGGGGCTAGCTTGATGAGTAATTTGTATGATCTTGAGGATTGAAGATCATAAGAGGGCAGTTTTTGGGGTTGATTATCTGGTTAATTGCTGTATATTTTGCTATAGTAACTTTCTTTTTGTGTAGAATATGTATTTTTGGGAAATCTTTGAAAAGGGTCTTACCCCGTAGAGTTACCCAGTATCTGTGCTGGTAGGAGGTAGCAGGTATCTAGTGAGATAGTCGAGCTAGGCACTAGCTGACGCGGGCACCATTCATTTAATAATTCATGTGGTTCATTTCAAATTTGTCATCAAATTGACTTTTTTACTTCTCTTATATATGTGTTCCAtatgttttttctttattatgtattATTAAAGATTTTgtgttatatgtgtttgattaaGTGTAAAGGAGCTAGCTTGATGAGTAATTTGTATGATCTTGAGGATTGAAGATCATAAGaggatagttttttttttgggttgattATCTGTTTAATTACTGTATATTTTGCTGTAATAAATTTCTTTCTGTGTAGAATATGTATTTTCGCGAAATCTTTGAAAAGGGCCTTACCTATGTAGAGTTACCTGATACCGGTGCTGGTAGGAAGTAGCTGGTAAGGTAGTGGGATAGGAGCTATGAAAGCTGGGTCGGTCAACATTTGTTACCAAAAAAAGGGGCCGTACCCTCTACAGAAGATCAAGCAAGATTGTATGTTGCTATTTTGTTTTTGGTGTACAAAGAATCCCTGTGTAGATGCAGAATCAATCCTAGAAGTTCTTGACTCATGTTAGGATTTTACTTTCTTAGCTTCTTAGTTTTCTTTTGTAAAGGGGTTTTCAGTACTAGCTAAGTACTGGTCTATAATACAAAGTTGttacctgttttttttttttaaaaaaaaggggccgTACCCCGTGTACGAAGGTGATCCCCTGCTAGTGCCAGGTAGGAGGAGAATCGGATGTATATAGCATGCTTCCTTTTCCTGGATTTATGGAAATAGGCTGTATCCATGTCTCAAAACACATGTTCTATGCACCAAAGGAGCAACTCTACTGTTGCACCGACCTTGTTAGTGACATTTAATAAATGGGGTTTTGAGAGTTCTTCAAAGTAAATCTGGagtgaagaagaaaattaaatgtTGGTGAAATTTATAGTCGTGGTTCTAAGAGTTCTTCAAAGTAAATCTTGAATGAACTGTGAAGTTTATTAATGTCTTTATTTGGGCTTTTCTACTACTAATATAGGAACTTTGGAAGAAATATACTCAATTTGTGGTTTTCCCTCTTTAAAAGATCTTAAAGGGATtttaaaaagaaggaaaacacTTTCTTGCTGAGAGAGGATTCCTCGACTCAAGTAGTAGAGACCTCCATTTCCAACCAAGGGGAAATGCGGAGACAGCACATTTTACAATTATCTAATGAATAGGTTTTAGATGTACTAGACTACACATAATCATCGATTCTCCTGACGAGGgggattcttttttcttttctttttagggGCGGGGGGTGGATTACCAGCtccaaagaaaaaataaaaagggatcTTTTCAAATAGTGCTAAAGGGGCGAAACGAAATTTCAGATTTGGAAAGTCTAATATGACATGTGTTTTTGTGAATAGGATTGACGCATGACATCACTTTCAGCACTACTAGTACCTGATACTTTATGTGAAAACATTGTCTTATTTCTTATAATGAAAAGTGGTAGTATTCTCTATTATAGTTGAACAGTTAGTTTGTGGGTGCAGGGATGACCTGCAGCTTGGTTTAAAAGTTTCAAGATTTGTTCAAGAAAGTGCTTATAAGGGATGTCGAGTGGAAGCTATACACACTGGTGCCACAGATGCAGGCAGCCAATTCGGCCTCGAGGGTCTAATTGTCTTTGCCCAAATTGTGGCGGAGGTTTCGTTGAAGAGCTCGATGACGTGGTAGGTGCTAGATCTAATAATATTGAGGATGATCCTCATTTTGGGTTAATGGATCCTTTCCCGGACCCAAGATTTGGTATAATGGATGCCCTTGCTGCGTTCATGAGGCAGAGAATGGCAGGAAGAAACCCTAATTTTGACATTAGGACAAGATCCGGCATTGTTCCCGGAAACGGGAGGGGATTCGGTTCTGGTCCATGGTTGATATTTCATGGCCAAACTCCTGTTAGTATGACAGAAAATGATGCATTTGAGTACTTCTTCAATGGAACCCCGGGAGGAATGGGGCAGCACCGACGACCTAATTTCGATGATTTGATGGGGCCCGGGCTGCAACAGTTGATTGAGCAGCTCAGTATGAATGATAGGCAGGGCCCAGCTCCGGCACCTCGTTCTGCAATAGATGCTTTGCCTACTGTCAAGATCACACAAAGGCACCTCAACACTGATTCTCAGTGCCCGGTTTGTCAAGATAACTTTGAATTGGGTTCTGATGTGAAGCAGATGCCATGTAAGCATATTTACCATTCAGATTGTATCATACCTTGGTTGGTTCGGCACAACTCGTGCCCTGTTTGCCGTCTTGAGCTGCCTTCCCGAGCTTCTGGGAGTGCCAGAACTGGAAACGTTAGCAGTGGAAGCAACAGTAGTAGCAGGGAAAACAGCGGTCAGAACCAGGGAAGGAGGaatcctttttcatttttgtggCCTTTTCGCTCATCCAACCAAAACACTGGCAATTACGCTGAGAGGGGAGGAGGAAGTAGCTCAACAGCACCCTATGAAGAGAACAACGAAACAAATTACCCTGCGTGGCgcttttaaatattaaattttctttcCAGCATCTTGAATTTTGCCTTTTGTTGAGTGCTAGATCTTGAAATTAAGTATCCTAGATGGAGTCAGAAGTGTTTTTACTAAGTTGTAATATGTGATGGAAGAAGTTCTTGAAAAGGTGTATAGGTGGGAAACATCTTGAAATGGTCTAAGGGACTTCTGTACATGATGTTCtcaaaatgtatcatgatacatcttctgTTGATAATAAATTTGCTTCTAGTTAGCATAGTTtcatctcttctttcttttgtgttgAGAGAGTTTTTTCTCGATTATGACGTACTCGGTTGGGGGTTACTTCACAATTATGGTCTCATTCTTCCCTTCCCTTGATTCATGATCCTTGCATTTGAAGTGGTGGTGTAAGTTGGCTCGAACACTACTGTTATTAAAAAGTATTTTGCTTATAGTTCAATTATATATGGAATACAATCTTATTCACTATTCACAATGTGGGAAAAAAGATTTCTGAATCATAGAGAGTAGAGAGGATGGTTCAGGATTTAAGTTGTCAGTTATCATGTAAATTACAATCGGAGGAAAATACTTTTAAGAAATCAGAATATACTATAGTTTGCACTTTGCTTGCGATGTGCAACGGTAGTACCAAGCGCATGTTTTCAAAGGCGTGTCCCGGGGCGCGTTCTAGGACCGGCGTATCAAGAACGCTTCGGGCGCAAATGAAAAGCGTAGATTCATAGGCATGCGCCTTAAAATTTGGGGCGTAAAAGCTCTGGagaatattcttaaatcttaaaGGTATTTCTTGGACCATGCTGGAAAGGTCTCGGAGGCTTTAAAGAGTTGGGAGGAAGCAGGCTTGCAGGCCAAGAACAGAATCAAATGGTGAATTGTCCTTTCCAGCATATGGTGAACAATCTGGAAGGAGAGAAACTCTAGGTGTTTTGATAGCATAGACAATGGTGTGCACAAGGTCAAGCTGAATTGTATCTTACTGCTTTGTTTTTGGAGTAATCAGGTCTACCCAGATgatactattactattattgatGTTTTAGATTCAATATAGCCTTAAAACATTAGAGTCTTGGAGTATttttgtaaatatggtttcagtaCAACCTATGTACTGTTTTGCTCAAGTGATATAGAATACAGTTACcagtttccaaaaaaaattggagcGTAAGCCTCGGGTGCAAAAGCGTATGCCCCAGCcgttaatttaattttttattatattaaatgtATTTTTGCTacaaattatgatttttattattgGTGTAGTGATATTTATACTTCATGTTATCACGTTTCATGTTGTAgtgatttttcctaaaatatataataaagaaaacaactctcatagaaaataacactgtcataaataattttttagtactccctctgtcctatattatttggccacattactaaaaatgtATGTACCAAATTactttg
Coding sequences within it:
- the LOC132032495 gene encoding probable E3 ubiquitin-protein ligase RHC1A codes for the protein MSSGSYTHWCHRCRQPIRPRGSNCLCPNCGGGFVEELDDVVGARSNNIEDDPHFGLMDPFPDPRFGIMDALAAFMRQRMAGRNPNFDIRTRSGIVPGNGRGFGSGPWLIFHGQTPVSMTENDAFEYFFNGTPGGMGQHRRPNFDDLMGPGLQQLIEQLSMNDRQGPAPAPRSAIDALPTVKITQRHLNTDSQCPVCQDNFELGSDVKQMPCKHIYHSDCIIPWLVRHNSCPVCRLELPSRASGSARTGNVSSGSNSSSRENSGQNQGRRNPFSFLWPFRSSNQNTGNYAERGGGSSSTAPYEENNETNYPAWRF